aaacaatctaaaaattatatatagtaaatgttttttagaaagaattttattttattaaataagaaataataatataataatgaagagaaaaaaaaatatattttttgatatgAAATTTGATGCAATAGATTAAAATTGATTTACATcaaacatcaaatttaatgtAAAATTTGATGTTAGGATCGAAGATGCCCTAAATAAATCAGAGTATCCAACTATATCTTCTAACCACCCTATGCAGCAGTATACTAAATGATATCTCTAGATCTCACTCCATGAACTCAAATTCAATCTTTGGCTGTACATTTATGCTTTAATTTAATGTCCAATTCAAAGTACCTCCAATCCAGACAAATTTTGGGAGCCCACCCCCATTTTCTCTAATGCCAACCGACTTTTCTGGATGAATGAACCTTTTTTAAGCCCGAGCTGGCGGTGGCCTAGATGCTTGAGAAAAGTGATAAATTTAAGCTAAAAAATCCAAGTTTGTACCACATAAatcctttaaaataaataaaagattgaAGAGAGATATACCCTTATCCCTATCATTATACTATGTAAATATGAAAGTTGTACTCCTGTTTGTTGGTTGAAGAtagaattatgaaaatataataattaaaaataaataagattacACTAATAAATTTTTGACGATTTTTACGGGGACACAATCAAGAATCGATCCCAAATTTTAGATCGAAGTTGAGAGAAGGGTCAGTCTCGAGTTGAATCCCGACTCCCAATTGAGGTTAGAATTAATACCCGAATTGGAGTTAAGAGTTGAGCCTAAGATCTGGATTGTAGTCGAGATAGAATCTCAGATCGGAGTTAAGAGTTGAATCTCGGATTGGCATCAGTTTGAAGTTTAATCGTTGTTAGGAGTCGGATCTTGGATCGAGGTTGGATCTCGGGATGAAGTCGAGGATCAAGGTCGAGGTTAGATCCCAAGTCTGTGTCAGATCATGAGTTGTTGCTAGGATCCGTTGTCGGGCCAAAGTTAGGGTTAGATCAGGGTCTAGCCAAGGAGATCAAGTTCTGAGTGGAGGTCAGGATCAGGGTCGTAACTTGGGTGGCAGTTGGGGATTGGTCGGATTTTGCTTCGTTGTTGGGAGTCTAGGTCTGTGTTAAAAGGTGAAATTTGAGTCTGATGTCATAGCATTTGTTTAGATCATATCTAAATGTtttgaataattttcttttactAACCAATATCAGAAAACtatttattttccaaaaaagtATTTCTACGAGAACATTTTCTTTCATTCCAAACATGCTCTTAAGCTTAAAAAAATCTATGCTTgtaccaaataaataaaaagtaaaataaaaatttaaagagaGATATGGCCCTATCCCTTTCATTATACTATAGTTGATGTGAGTATATGAAAGGTTGTACTCCTGTTTGTTGGTTGAAGCCTTTGACAGATAGaacaataaacaaaaataaataaaaaaaaccacACTGTCTTCACATGTACATCACATTGACACATTATTCCAAATTAACTATTCATTTCTCCCAACTTTTGTCTGCTTCCGAGATTTTTTTTGCATATATAAAGACCAGCTTAAAGAATGATTCATGAACATAACctgatttgaaagaaaaaaaatgaacctTTCAACAATTCGAACAATAGCTGCTCTTTCCCCAAGGTCTCATTCTCATAGCCCCTATCGTACCCGTTGTGTCAGTTTTCCTGCTAGATCACATCCCAGCACAATCAAGATTGAGCAAGTTTTGAACAAGATCAAGACTTGGGAATCATCTTCTCCTTTATCCCCAAAAGCAGAAGAAAAAACCCAAAATGCTCTGTCAAGCGTCCTTGTAGAATTATACGAGTGTATAGAAGAACTCCTTGCTCTTCCAATGACTCAGAGGGCGCTTCTTCAGCATCAAGATGACAATTTTGTGAAGGAATTACTGGAAAGATCAGTGAGATTCATAGATATCTGCAGCAACACAAGGGATACCGTCATGTGTTTGAAAGAAAGCGTGAGAGAACTTCAATCCGCGCTTAGGAGAAGCAAAGCAGGAGATGATTTATTGACTATTGAAGGAAATGTTAGTGCTTAtatttcttcaagaaaaaacGCTCAAAAGGAAATTGAAAAGTCCCTTACTATATTGAAACAGATAGATAACACCCCATTATCCACAATCAGAGACTCTCAGCTCTCTGCTATAATAAGAGTCCTTGAAGATGCGAGTTTCACAACCATTTCTACCTTTCAGTCATTGCTAATGTTTCTTTCTGTGCCAGCCTCGAAACCAAAGTCCAACAAATGGTCATTGGTTTCGAAGCTTGTACACAAAGGGGTTGTAGGCAGTGAAGGGCAGAGGGAAAAGCTGACTGAGTTGGAGAAAGTTGACACTGCACTTAGCAACTTGCTGGATCATGTTTCTGAACATGAAGAGGAAGTCGAAAGTTTTGAATTTGCACAAAGAAATCTTGACAATTTGGAGAGTAGCATTGAGGATCTTGAAAATGGATTGGAGATGTTGTTCAAGCTTTTGATCCGTACAAGGGTGTCTCTACTCAACATACTTTCTCTCAGTAGATAAGTTTGAGAGGCAATTAAGGTATCCTGCATGACAGCTCAAGGTTTTTTTGCATGATTGAAGCTGTGATGTATAGATATTTCTTAGTCATTGAGTGCTGTAAATGAACATATTGTGTATAGTATTAGCAGCTAATGGAAGAGGATTAGGAAGCATGGACAAAGTTTTCCAATTTCCTAAACCTTTTCTGTGTCTTGTCTTTTGGGTTATTCCAATTTCTACAGATTAGTGCCAAAATTTTGCAGAGGTGCTAATTCTGGCCAAGATTAGTGATTATTTGGACTTGTAAGGATTTAGCCTAAAGGTTGTCCAATTACGAGTGTGTGCAAGTAACAAGTAGTTGTAAATGGGCTGAGCTGGTATGGGTAGACCCATTCAGTATTTCAGTCCATCAAGGGATCTTTGCCCCTTCTTGTGTATGTTCACCATGTACTATAATCCATTAATGGATCTAATTCCTCCTTGTGTgtgaaattctgaaaattatTGTGAGATGTATGTT
The sequence above is a segment of the Solanum dulcamara chromosome 11, daSolDulc1.2, whole genome shotgun sequence genome. Coding sequences within it:
- the LOC129873252 gene encoding uncharacterized protein LOC129873252, with protein sequence MNLSTIRTIAALSPRSHSHSPYRTRCVSFPARSHPSTIKIEQVLNKIKTWESSSPLSPKAEEKTQNALSSVLVELYECIEELLALPMTQRALLQHQDDNFVKELLERSVRFIDICSNTRDTVMCLKESVRELQSALRRSKAGDDLLTIEGNVSAYISSRKNAQKEIEKSLTILKQIDNTPLSTIRDSQLSAIIRVLEDASFTTISTFQSLLMFLSVPASKPKSNKWSLVSKLVHKGVVGSEGQREKLTELEKVDTALSNLLDHVSEHEEEVESFEFAQRNLDNLESSIEDLENGLEMLFKLLIRTRVSLLNILSLSR